TACAAGATTACCCAGATAAAAGCTTCATACGACTGAGTAATTCTCCGTGGGGAGCCTCGATACTATTCGTGAAAAGAAAGACGactccatgagaatgtgtatagactatcgcgaaCTCAACAAAGTGACAATCAAGAACCAATACCCATTGCCAAAACTCAATGATTTATTCGATCAACTGTAGGGAGCATCAGTATTCTCGTAGAGCGATTTGAGATTCGGCTATCACCAGTTGAAAGTCAGGGAATCAAATATCCCCAAGACCGCATTCTGAACTTGGTCTTGCCACTATGAGTTtgtggtgatgtcttttggactcaccaatgcaccCGTGAAATTCATGGATCTTATGTATAGGGTATTGGGTGAGTATCTGGGAAAATTCGTGATCATGTTCATAGACGATATACTCGTATACTCGCAAAACTAGGAAGAACACGCCAAGCACTTGGAGCTGATCTTACAACGATTACGCAAGAAAAAATTGTATGAAAAATTCTCCAAGTGTGAATTTGGGTTGGCTAAAGTGAGTTTCCTAGGGCACATGGTGTTAGGAGACATAATTGTAGTCGATCCAGCCAAAATCGAAGCAGTGAAACAATGGAAGGCTTTGAAGAATGCACAAGAAGTTCGTAGTTTCTTGGGTctggcagggtattataggcgCTTTATTGatggattttccaaaatagctacacctATGACCGCACTAACCCGAAAGAACGTCAAATTTGAGTGGACGGACAAGTACGAACAGAGTTTTCAAGAGCTAAAGACCAGATTAACGACTGCTCCTGTACTCATTATTCCAAATGGTACCAAGGGATATGCTATTTATAGTGATGCATCAAGCCAAGGAATTGGAGCCGTCCTAATGCAACACGGGAAAGTGATCGCGTATGCCTCCTGACAACTAAAAAACTATGAGAGAAACTATCCAACACACGACTTGGAGCTAGCAACAATAGTGTTTGCATTGAAGATTTGGACACACTATCTCTATGGGATCCTTTACGACTTATACATGGATCACAAGAggctgaaatatttcttcacccagaaagagttAAACATGAGACATCAGAGAAGGTTAGAATTTTTCAACGATTACTATTGTGATATACTATACCACCCTGGCAAGGCTAATAAAGTAGCAGAAGCATTGAGTCAACAACCAATGGCTTATGTAATGACGGTGAAGAAAATATCCCAAGAACTACAAACCGATATCTCCAAACTAGATTTGGAGATAGTAGTGGAAGATTGGAAAAGTTATCTGTGTAACCAACAATCATGGAGGAAATCCAAGGGGGACAACTCACATATATGTGGATTCAACGACTGGTGCATGAGACTACAAAATACATGTGATCACAGTTTCACATCTCGGAGGATGGAGTGTTGGGTTTTAAGGGTAGATTGTGTGTGCCTGATGATAAGGAAATCAAGAAACAAATCTTTTTTTAGGCTCATAATACTCCTTACGCTATGCACCCGAGAACTActaagatgtatcaagatctcacaagatacttttggtgggtaggaatgaagagatATGTAGCAGAGTACGTGGCACACTGCTTGACGTGTCAACAAACCAAGGGGGAGCATCAACAACCCTCAGGGTTTTTGCAGCCGCTAGAgatccctgagtggaaatgggaaatggtcaccatggactttgttaccGGGTTACCACACACTTCGAAAAGGCACGATGCaatttgggttattgtggataGACTGACAAAATCCGCTCATTTCTTACCCATAAGACAATGGACGGTTCAGATAAGTTGGCAGACTTGTACATTGCTGAGATAGTGCGATTACATGGGGTTCCCATCTCTATAGTGTCCGATCGTGATGGGTACCTCCGTGTTTTGGTAGAGAATGAAAATGAGATTGGGAACTAAACTCAAGTTTAGTACTGCCTTTCACCCATAGACAGATGGCTAGAGCGAACGAACAATTTAGACCTTGGAATACATGTTGAGAGCTTACGTGCTGGATTTTCAAGGTTCGTGGAGTGTAAAACTTAAATTAATTGAGTTCgtctacaacaatagctatcatgattcgATAAAAATGGCTCCGTATTTGGCACTATACCGAAGAAAGTGTCGATCTCTAATCCACTGGCATGAGATTGGTGAGAGGAAATTCTTTGGATCAGAAAAGGTAGACTAAGCAACGAAGCATATTAGGTCGATTAGTCAAAGGTTATAGACCTCCATAGATTGACAATGTAAGTATGCCAATCATCGACGGAGACCTTTAGAATTTGATGTTGGGAACAAGGTACTGCTATAGATAGCTCCACTAAGAGGAGCAATGAGGTTtgagaaaaagggcaagttgagcccttggTAAATACGAtcgtttgaaattttggaacgcATTGGGAAGGCTGCTTATCGACTAGCCCTTCCGCCCGTGTTCTCTAGAGTTCACGATGTGTTCCATGTGTCAACCTTAAGGAAGTACGTGAATGACCCCACTcatgttgtaacgccccaactccagggaccgttacggtgtgccttgtaaacagtgctaaactcgctaatcgagtcatttggccaaaatcgtgtaactaagcatgattagcagtttagggattaaaatttttggttaagatgtaatgtttcactagaacatttaatatatacattgggatcctaaaaatatagttccagagtctattacagaaaaatatttacaacaggccgttctaagcggcaaaacagggttcaaccctagttcctctttaaacctcggccgtggcggacgagcagctgcatatgtacaagtcatcacctaagctctccaactcaaggatggtccagcttccttttgcctttacctgcaccacatagcacccgtgagccgaagcctagcaataaaacacaatataacatgatataatatcaacagtaattgtattgattattcaggaccaacagttcaaacaaataggtgactgacacaagagtcacaaatgtggggacatcaccctttagccatgtgacgataggatcaccagagcttaactggtaggttgtcctttcataagttcaatcaggacaggtgcatggtgaatggtcaccaacataaccttcctcccgactctagagtcgtaactacgGACAACgtaccctagccatgtgacaaacagtcacctgagccatatgccctggctatgaacatctggtcttagaccaggcaagcgcttttaagttcatcgactttagggttggtccagcattaatgccatagagccattcaatgcatgttcatcgactttagggtcggtctagcattaatgccatagagccattcaatgcatgttcatcgactttagggtcggtccagcattaatgcaatagagccattcaatgcatgttcattgACTtcagggtcggtccagcattaatgccatagagccattcaatgcatgttcatcgaatTTAGGGTCagtccataaacaaggtattcaacatgcttactcaacaagtattaatgcaattaggaccatgcacaaacccagaggcacaagctctgaacagtatcataatcagtactcaaagcatgtcctaatcacatgtttctcatgcatcatatgcattatattcaacaatccaacatgcaccaataatagccatgcatgtcacgttcaatagtcaaccaacatgcatcaagaatagccatgcatgtcatacccaataatcaaccaacatgcatcaagaacagccatgcatgtcatactcaataatcaaccaacatgcatcaaaaatagccatgcatgtcacatatacacagggtgcagttttcttacctcaaagtcaagctagaatgattaaaagaacgacccttgagaatgatcaacccttagtcctttagcagtcacctagtcataaccaaatataggataccataataaaaatgatcaacataagttcccaaaccaatatctagcctccgggacatcaaacactactcaaccgagtAGTAGGTTCGAcctcgaggcctaaggcttgaatccccaagctaaaaccacatttctggccaaaaagccactaagggctgcggccctccccagctgcgccgcggcgcgcccctcaaacagaggcagccCTCTCTGTCACACGCCAAGGGCCGcagcgcaccacagccatgccgcgatGCTTAACCCAGACCAGCCAAAAACCTAGCATGCACCAGCTcgacttcccctgcgttttcccttgaaaccatcCCTTGAAACCTGTCctaaacctcaacctaacacccaattcaaccaccaaacatcatctacaactcaccctcatcataacccaaagtaaacatcaatcaaaacctccacTAATCCAAAATATCCTCAACACAAACATAAGCTGAAAAATAAGTGAAAAACAAAGTATGGCTCAAACTCAGGTTCAATACCTTACCTTAAGCTGATTTAAATCCTTTCCAATGGCTGGACTCAAACTATAATCCCCAAgccttgactccctagcttgcttcttcaatttgggaccaaaaacctccAAAGGTaagaagaggagatgatgcacggGTGAGAAGGAGATAAGGGCTCTATTTTTAcacttctacagccttctaaacactcccaaaggCTGAtacaaatccttaaggtcaaaagaccataatgcccctaggccaattaaaTCACTCTAAagacttccgagggtaaaaccgtcctttcccgcctatctcgttaattataattaacactctccaattcccattattcacaacattctcaaataccaataaatcatatcccattacccttttattcccggtaatgctctaatcatcaaaatgaccccgagactcaccccgagccccgaaccttaacccgttatgactagaccgaacacttacattccaTGATTGTCTcacgccgaatagctcgaaccaatccaccttataagaTGGCCATATTAATTAATCATAACCAtccacccaaaatacacaattacgcccatagtgaccaaattaccaaaatacccttataattaaaaatactcccatatgcatgcatttaccatcatataataatataattcacgtaaacatgcatataaccattaaataccataataaatcagttatggccctcccggcctcctaatcaaggttctaaaccttattagaaaaattTTGGGCATTACACATGTGCTAAGTTAGGATGAACTTAGCATAGACGCCCAGTCAGGTTATGAGGAAAAACCGGTCGTAATTATGGATCGGAAGAACAAGGTGTTAAGAAACAAAACAATACctttggtaaaggtgcagtgatGTAACCACGACAAtgaagaggcgacctgggagatGGAAGCCAAGATGCAGGAGCGGTATCCCCATCTTTTTTGAGGTTCGGTGGACGAaacttttataaattgtaggtattgtaacgtcccgTGTTTTGAACACACGCTAATAGCCGGTTGGAGCcagtgaagaattatgtggaatattattttgataaatgatattatatgaatttgtgatgaATCGTGAATTTTTATAGCTGCTGTGATGATCTGGTAAAagatctagctttatgcaaagaaagattggtctcagACCAAGGAGTAAACCCTAATAAGAGAAAAATCTTGGATttaataaaataggaaatactatggcataaaaatattaattttgtctggAACctgagactttatagtcgagccaataaatttatgaaaaatttattgaggtttgaattccaatcaatcgAGCTTAAGAGTGAGAATTTCTTACTCGGGCCTTTAAGGGCATTTCGCTTAATTTGATAAAAGTACAAaacttatgtgatatgtgaaaaattttattttttggtcacatgtaatttaattaattaagcttggagatatttacaatatatagggtaaaaatttaaggaattttagggaatttttgataaataaaattatcaaagGGCTCTTGAGTGTCTAAGGGGAGAGGTAAAAATGAGCAAGGGCATAAAGGTCTTTTCTAAGGGAGGAGAGAGAGTGTGGTGGGTGGCAAGGCTATgccctagggctctcaagagcctacAAGACCTACCCTAGGGGAACAGTAAAGGCCTTACCCCACTCACAAGTTAAACCATAATCATTTTTTTCTCTTACAATTTTAATCATTTTCTCACAAAATTCTTTTCTTTGAAGAAAACACTCTCTCTTCCATTCTCTCTcccaaacccgaaaccctaaatcCCTCTACCCCTCCATTGATGCAATCTTTTCTCTCCATAAGCTAAGCACACTCATCCCCCATTAAAgaagggagaagctcaagagaaCATTTTTGTAGAGTAAGTTTCGAAACCCCATTCATCTTcccttccattttcttcttcaaaaCTAAAACACTAAGGGTGtattatgcatgcatgtgatctaatatcCATGCATGacattgatcttgtgttctagggttcaagggaAGCTTGTACTAGTTGGATCTCAAAGGGTGAGCTCTTTAGtgatcaagtaaaagcaaggtaagaggtcttggtagtttgcatgttttGTTTCTCATCTAAGTCTTTCTACCCTAACTCTTTGGGGATCAGTTTGAGAGTGTAGAGCACAAGGGGGAGTTTTGAGAAGCTAAGGAAAagacatctccaagctagaactatcAAAAGGTATAAATCTATGGTTATTCTTTGAGTTTTGTGTTAATAtttgtagatctggttgtatagttATTATAATGGTTTTGGAGCTAATTTTATGATTAAGGTTGAGATTGTGTGATTttatgatttgcatgcatgcatgtggctagggttatgctagaaatgcttgttGTTGTTAAGTCTATGAAAAaaaatgctaccaaaattttgTGGTATGGATTCCAATGGGTTAGATCACATTCTATTGGCTCTGTTTGTGAAAATAATTTGTgtagttacatatttttttattagtaCTTGATTATGAGCTTTGGAAAAACGTTAAAATGTActtttaaacccaagttatgtACGGTTTGGCATTGTGATGCAAATCTGGAAAATTGTGGGCAGCATGCATTGCCCATATTTTTTGACGTTTGAATGGATTTTACTAATCAAAAAGGTATTAAATTTGGTAGGGTGttagtttaaatatttataagggTCACTGTAAAATTTTATAGGAAAATGTGTTATGGTATAAGAGATATAATTGAAAATTTTCCCTAAAATCTAAACACAAAACTTCTGGGCTGCAATCCCTTCCCAAGTTTAAATATCTTGATGGGTTCTGTTtctccaaaaattatgaaatttttaaggGAGCTAATCTAGACAAGTATAATTATCTTTGTAAATTTTTTGAAATAACtgggctacggtgtaagagaaataaatttccaaagtaccttaaaatctgggaaaaacttcAAGGCAGCAGGCAATGCCCAGATTGCTTTAATTATGTGAATGAGTTTTGCCATCCAAAAATTTATGGATTTTTGAAAGAAATTAGTTAATATGTGTATCAAGACCCCTGTAAAATTTTGGAGAAAAATGTGTCACGATTTatgagaaataatttttctaatttttcccTAAAATCGGAAAAGTAGTAATTTTGAACCTTAACGAAAAAttatttttgggaggttagttcccctaacctaaaacaagttttgacaAGCGACTTTCGCCTAGTTCCCATCCTTATGACACAGAATATATGAACAATAATTTAAGGGTTTTGGTTTAAAAACTCATTTTAGGGCAAAAGCTTAAAAACAAGACTTTATCTCTTTAAAACATATAATGACATTAAAGTTtttgaaatgaaaagaaataattctttgcaaagataactaaggatttggagatttaaccaatccaaatcaacttgagttaatttaaaatttgatttttaccattttatcaGCTAAGGgcccaattgcccttctttttaaaaaataacataaaatgatatcctaggttatggataaaaatggtaaaaaaaagGAGTTTAAGTTTcgtagaacctttaagagaaagGGGTAACTTTttcatatattatttgtaaagggtcaaaaagtggtattttggtaaatgatagaaatcagtaaactttcgtaagaggatggcaagttggtatttttctaaagatatgagttgagtagaatatgccatagtttctaaagatagtatagagtctctgagaatttatttcatgtagctatcgtggaatattagctataagaatatgccttagtttaatccgagtacactatATTAATTACAATAACCGCAAAAATGGGAAAACGAATAGCATtgttaaagatccagctgggaactaaggactccaagtaagttagcctttctctttcttggctacaacatgaatatactagtgtgtgcttgtagtagtagattacactagttttgtttgcatcattaagaccagggtatgcttaatgcctactcttgcaatgcttttgcaTTCCGTGGCTAAATGGTAGggtcgggttggagccaggacacggTAAGCTAAAGTCCGGGTCGGAGCTCGGATATGTTAAAAATATAGTCCGAGTTGGAGCCAAGACGTGGTAAAAGTATATAGtctaggttggagccaggacaatggtaatatattatgggttggagccaggacatggtaaaaatatagtctgggttggagccagcaCATAAATGCTAGAATTGAGTGGAGGCCCGGATCCCTTCCTGTTAAtctattgattagttatgatatgtgttatatatcttgaatgctCTGgtaattttctgagtgcaggttattgtgttatgtgtgaacttggttgtaTATATCTTGGTTAGAAACAaccaaagtatttttttttttgatacagttatatatcttgaatgtctgagattttctgagtgcaggttgttatgatatgtatgaaaatttgttgttgggcgcaaccaatgtgcttgattttctgTTATAGCTATTATTGAGAATTGTATGGTAGGGTTgaaacttatccaataccctaatgaccagTAGCGATATCTACCTTTGGTTGACCCATTATTGGGTTTAGTGTGTTGTATGGCTTTTCTTACTAAGAATTTTCGCTTACCTAgctgtttcatgttgtaggtaagtgcaaaagcaaataGGAGTAGTGATCTTCGGAGTCTGCTTCcagatatgtacatgtggcccctGGGAGGATTTTGATGTAACACCATTTGAAAAGAAAATGTTGGGaacttgttatttcttttatgatatttattttgCAATAACTATGTGGAAGAGTAGTTGTAATTTCGTTTTccaaactaaaagtgtgcgcacacagTCGTttcttaaaagttttttttatatggattttcagtacaatgatttaaagtaaaattttaaattttcgcatgtttttggtcttgtatgttttgtcGTTAcacaacatacatataaaaaatgcaagaaactcaaacaacatttaatatatatatatgtagactgctctCGTACCAATtattggtattaaatatgaaaattagaatacgcagcagaatgcgatgttttaaaaatttattaatactagccaagatcatgcatatatacatatactaATTCACATACAAATGGATAAAAgattacactacaagaaaaaacagtattcataacacttaaaaactgctaaccgggactattgataacacttctgaaaatgctaacatagcccctgttattaaaagtccagtgttttctataacagtatttgaatgttatgttcggtgttatcttaaactattcaataacacatttttaggtgctataatattcaaataataacatttagatagagtttttggttataaatttgaagtttaatcttatacttttttcataacacttttcaactgttacatttgattattttgataacatttttagtttgttatattatataaaccataacgattttttacgcttataatatgtttttaaatcataacatatagtaataaaattttaaattttattttgataagtatacttatatggtttttttttaattaaaagattttcattattgtattttgataaaaaaaaatcaaaattaatcataaaatgtaattctcaatagattgataaaccataagtattacattaaataataactaattcaaaccatgaatgtgtctacttcatgagatcttaattctaacttaagtttgaaagcataacataataaagttttataatcttgaacaatttttacttcaaaaataaaaaatagaaacattacaagatacacaaaagtaaacgaaacttgctccatccttcaattcatcatcctttgtgcacttgtcttttttgtgagtccatttgcttagctacaacaaaatttaaataattaatgcttcaacttaaagttatagtaaactaaaagagtacataaaaaaagttaattacctaattataactttatcagctggccatgcaattatactacctatagcatcttctatagtagaaataattgttgaaggcctccacagaaatgcatcattctttctcacaagatctatccccactttcatagcattaggcccaagaggaacatggtgaacctcatcctttgggtcacttgaaataaaataaccttctgcaacaatttctccagatccaatccaatctaatattttgcatttggaGCCATTGATTTTAATGTAGATATTAGTGAAATAACAACTATAATTGATACTACAACTCAAACTAATCCATACCTCTATAGGTGTTTGGCTAGAGTCGGAAAGTTTTAATGACAAACGTATGCCCCCAATCCCATCATAATAGAGAGGTACCTGCCAAGAAAGAGATGAGGTTAACCATACAATCTACAACACAAAAATTATTGGTGCTCACAGATTCATAAGTAAATTTACGACATAAAAAAATAAGCCTATAAACAGAACCAATACAGGGGAatatttatccccaagagatTAAAATGGCCATGGCACTCACATGGCTTCGACAATAGTTGGGTATTTTtagttaataaaatataaaatattaaatagatcTTAATAAATACCTAAACTATAGCCACTATAAAGAAAAAACAAACTTCATTCACACAAACCAAAAGAAACACAACTAATTGGGCTTCACTCAAAGACACATAGATATTGAATAAAACATTTCACAAATCCAAATTTTTAGACAATCAACCCGAGCtctgatttaatttttttaataattgtcTACTCAAACTACTATTCACTAATCTCATAAAACTGtattgcattattattattatttgaaaaacagtgaagaagataagacaatgTTAGCAGCATATACATATGTATGTATACGTTTtagtattgttattattatttgaaactCTTGTTTTGGTGTGTACAAAATATATCTAAAAAGAAAGTCACCGCCCCTATAAATGTGCACAGCAAGCAAGAAAATcaggaaaaaatatatatatattattacatatatggTGTATTCATATATCCACTTGATATCTTTTTGATAATTTTGTGTAGTGATGAATGTTGATAATGCTATAGTTTGTGCTAATATAACTAGTTTTACTCAGGGTTGTACTGCAACAGTGCTTTTGGTATGGACTGATGGTGCAAATGTGGGGGACTCAACATGTGTTATGAAGTACGTATCATGTTATTTTTGTCTTCCTTAAATATATCTCTGTAAAATTAAAATATCATGAACCAACCCAACCAGCAATGAAAttcaaataaatcacaaactcaTAATAAACTTAAGCAATTGATGAAACACATTAACGCATACATGATCATGACAATGAACTTATGAtgttttaatacagtttagtaaCTACTTTCACGTATCATGTTATTTTTGTCTTCCTTAAATATATCTAtgtaaaattattattgtttaatacttattAGATGTGGTCCAAATATAATTATAGAAGTACCTGCATTGTAATTTATACCAGCAACATGATAATTTATACTGAATATGTTTAATTGTAGCAGTGCTAATGGGAAACCGATTAAGATGACGGAGGACCATAGAGTAGTTATTCATACTGAAAGACTGAGAATGGAAGAAAGAGGAGAGCCACTGAGAGATGGGGAAACACAATTATGCGGTACTTAAActtcatttttttgtttttggacTACCATAATCTTAAATAAAGAAGTAGTCACTTTTtgcctcttcttcaggcttgaaTCTTGCTCGGATGCTTGGAGACAAGTTTCTTAAAGAGCAAGATGCTCGGTTTAGTTCAGAACCATTTTATAT
The genomic region above belongs to Humulus lupulus chromosome 1, drHumLupu1.1, whole genome shotgun sequence and contains:
- the LOC133819038 gene encoding uncharacterized mitochondrial protein AtMg00860-like, coding for MFQGIAREKNFAIISTLKAGKLLDDGYIGYLTNVIDKDREGIPPNQEVEFEIELIPRTAPISKALYWIALAELKELQEEHAKHLELILQRLRKKKLYEKFSKCEFGLAKVSFLGHMVLGDIIVVDPAKIEAVKQWKALKNAQEVRSFLGLAGYYRRFIDGFSKIATPMTALTRKNVKFEWTDKYEQSFQELKTRLTTAPVLIIPNGTKGYAIYSDASSQGIGAVLMQHGKVIAYAS